The Meles meles chromosome 6, mMelMel3.1 paternal haplotype, whole genome shotgun sequence genome has a window encoding:
- the COCH gene encoding cochlin isoform X3, with protein MSAAWISVLCLGVCLLLLPEPAGSEGAVPIAITCFTRGLDIRKEKADVLCPGGCALEEFSVFGNIVYASVSSICGAAVHRGVISISGGPVRIYSLPGRENYSSVAANGIQSQTLSRWSASFTVTRKRLKKTPEKKTGNKDCKADIAFLIDGSFNIGQRRFNLQKNFVGKVALMLGIGTEGPHVGLVQASEHPKIEFYLKNFTSAKDVLFAIKEVGFRGGNSNTGKALKHTAQKFFTADTGVRKGIPKVVVVFIDGWPSDDIEEAGIVAREFGVNVFIVSVAKPIPEELGMVQDVAFVDKAVCRNNGFFSYHMPNWFGTTKYVKPLVQKLCTHEQMMCSKTCYNSVNIAFLIDGSSSVGDSNFRLMLEFVSNIAKTFEISDIGAKIAAVQFTYDQRTEFSFTDYSTKENILAVIRNIRYMSGGTATGEAISFTVRNVFGPVRDSPNKNFLVIVTDGQSYDDVRGPAAAAHDAGITIFSVGVAWAPLDDLKDMASKPKESHAFFTREFTGLEPIVSDVIRGICRDFLESQQ; from the exons ATGTCTGCAGCCTGGATCTCCGTTCTCTGCCTCG GTGTATGTCTGCTGCTGCTGCCGGAACCTGCGGGCAGCGAGGGAGCGG tTCCCATTGCTATCACGTGCTTTACCCGAGGCCTGGACAtcaggaaagagaaagcagatgtcctttgcccagggggctgtgctCTTGAGGAATTTTCCGTGTTTGGGAACATAGTATATGCGTCCGTATCAAGCATATGTGGTGCAGCTGTCCACAG GGGAGTAATCAGCATTTCAGGGGGACCTGTGCGAATATATAGCCTACCAGGTCGAGAAAACTATTCCTCAGTAGCTGCCAATGGCATTCAGTCTCAAACACTTTCCAGATGGTCTGCTTCTTTCACAGTGACAA ggaaacGACTAAAGAAAACACCTGAGAAGAAAACTGGCAATAAAG ACTGCAAAGCAGACATTGCATTTCTGATTGATGGAAGTTTTAATATTGGGCAGCGCCGATTTAATCTACAGAAGAATTTTGTTGGCAAAGTGGCTCTAATGTTGGGAATTGGAACAGAGGGACCACACGTGGGCCTTGTTCAAGCCAG TGAACATCCCAAAATAGAATTTTACTTGAAAAACTTTACATCAGCCAAAGATGTTTTGTTTGCCATAAAGGAAGTAGGTTTCAGAGGGGGTAATTCCAATACAG GAAAAGCCCTGAAGCATACCGCCCAGAAATTCTTCACAGCAGACACTGGAGTAAGAAAAGGGATCCCCAAAGTGGTGGTGGTATTTATCGATGGCTGGCCTTCTGATGACATTGAGGAAGCAGGCATCGTGGCCAGAGAGTTCGGTGTCAATGTATTTATAGTTTCTGTGGCCAAGCCTATCCCTGAAGAACTGGGCATGGTTCAGGATGTGGCATTTGTTGACAAG GCTGTCTGTCGGAATAATGGCTTCTTCTCTTACCACATGCCTAACTGGTTTGGCACCACGAAATATGTAAAGCCTCTGGTACAGAAGCTCTGCACTCATGAGCAAATGATGTGTAGCAAGACCTGTTACAACTCGGTGAACATTGCCTTTCTAATTGATGGCTCCAGCAGTGTTGGAGACAGTAATTTTCGCCTCATGCTTGAGTTTGTTTCCAACATAGCCAAGACTTTTGAAATCTCAGACATTGGTGCCAAGATAGCTGCTGTACAGTTCACCTATGATCAGCGCACAGAGTTCAGTTTCACTGATTATAGCACCAAAGAGAATATCCTAGCTGTTATCAGGAACATTCGCTACATGAGTGGTGGGACAGCTACAGGCGAAGCTATCTCCTTCACTGTTAGGAATGTGTTTGGTCCCGTGAGGGACAGCCCCAACAAGAACTTCCTGGTAATTGTCACAGATGGCCAGTCCTATGATGATGTTCGAGGCCCTGCTGCTGCTGCACACGATGCAG GTATCACCATCTTCTCTGTTGGTGTGGCTTGGGCACCTTTGGATGACCTGAAAGATATGGCCTCTAAACCAAAGGAGTCACATGCTTTCTTCACAAGAGAGTTCACAGGATTAGAACCAATTGTTTCTGATGTTATCAGAGGCATTTGTAGAGATTTCTTGGAATCCCAGCAATAA
- the COCH gene encoding cochlin isoform X2 yields the protein MSAAWISVLCLVPIAITCFTRGLDIRKEKADVLCPGGCALEEFSVFGNIVYASVSSICGAAVHRGVISISGGPVRIYSLPGRENYSSVAANGIQSQTLSRWSASFTVTKGKGGTQEATGEAVSTARPPTGKRLKKTPEKKTGNKDCKADIAFLIDGSFNIGQRRFNLQKNFVGKVALMLGIGTEGPHVGLVQASEHPKIEFYLKNFTSAKDVLFAIKEVGFRGGNSNTGKALKHTAQKFFTADTGVRKGIPKVVVVFIDGWPSDDIEEAGIVAREFGVNVFIVSVAKPIPEELGMVQDVAFVDKAVCRNNGFFSYHMPNWFGTTKYVKPLVQKLCTHEQMMCSKTCYNSVNIAFLIDGSSSVGDSNFRLMLEFVSNIAKTFEISDIGAKIAAVQFTYDQRTEFSFTDYSTKENILAVIRNIRYMSGGTATGEAISFTVRNVFGPVRDSPNKNFLVIVTDGQSYDDVRGPAAAAHDAGITIFSVGVAWAPLDDLKDMASKPKESHAFFTREFTGLEPIVSDVIRGICRDFLESQQ from the exons ATGTCTGCAGCCTGGATCTCCGTTCTCTGCCTCG tTCCCATTGCTATCACGTGCTTTACCCGAGGCCTGGACAtcaggaaagagaaagcagatgtcctttgcccagggggctgtgctCTTGAGGAATTTTCCGTGTTTGGGAACATAGTATATGCGTCCGTATCAAGCATATGTGGTGCAGCTGTCCACAG GGGAGTAATCAGCATTTCAGGGGGACCTGTGCGAATATATAGCCTACCAGGTCGAGAAAACTATTCCTCAGTAGCTGCCAATGGCATTCAGTCTCAAACACTTTCCAGATGGTCTGCTTCTTTCACAGTGACAA aaggaaaaggTGGTACCCAGGAAGCCACAGGAGAAGCAGTGTCCACAGCACGTCCACCTACAG ggaaacGACTAAAGAAAACACCTGAGAAGAAAACTGGCAATAAAG ACTGCAAAGCAGACATTGCATTTCTGATTGATGGAAGTTTTAATATTGGGCAGCGCCGATTTAATCTACAGAAGAATTTTGTTGGCAAAGTGGCTCTAATGTTGGGAATTGGAACAGAGGGACCACACGTGGGCCTTGTTCAAGCCAG TGAACATCCCAAAATAGAATTTTACTTGAAAAACTTTACATCAGCCAAAGATGTTTTGTTTGCCATAAAGGAAGTAGGTTTCAGAGGGGGTAATTCCAATACAG GAAAAGCCCTGAAGCATACCGCCCAGAAATTCTTCACAGCAGACACTGGAGTAAGAAAAGGGATCCCCAAAGTGGTGGTGGTATTTATCGATGGCTGGCCTTCTGATGACATTGAGGAAGCAGGCATCGTGGCCAGAGAGTTCGGTGTCAATGTATTTATAGTTTCTGTGGCCAAGCCTATCCCTGAAGAACTGGGCATGGTTCAGGATGTGGCATTTGTTGACAAG GCTGTCTGTCGGAATAATGGCTTCTTCTCTTACCACATGCCTAACTGGTTTGGCACCACGAAATATGTAAAGCCTCTGGTACAGAAGCTCTGCACTCATGAGCAAATGATGTGTAGCAAGACCTGTTACAACTCGGTGAACATTGCCTTTCTAATTGATGGCTCCAGCAGTGTTGGAGACAGTAATTTTCGCCTCATGCTTGAGTTTGTTTCCAACATAGCCAAGACTTTTGAAATCTCAGACATTGGTGCCAAGATAGCTGCTGTACAGTTCACCTATGATCAGCGCACAGAGTTCAGTTTCACTGATTATAGCACCAAAGAGAATATCCTAGCTGTTATCAGGAACATTCGCTACATGAGTGGTGGGACAGCTACAGGCGAAGCTATCTCCTTCACTGTTAGGAATGTGTTTGGTCCCGTGAGGGACAGCCCCAACAAGAACTTCCTGGTAATTGTCACAGATGGCCAGTCCTATGATGATGTTCGAGGCCCTGCTGCTGCTGCACACGATGCAG GTATCACCATCTTCTCTGTTGGTGTGGCTTGGGCACCTTTGGATGACCTGAAAGATATGGCCTCTAAACCAAAGGAGTCACATGCTTTCTTCACAAGAGAGTTCACAGGATTAGAACCAATTGTTTCTGATGTTATCAGAGGCATTTGTAGAGATTTCTTGGAATCCCAGCAATAA
- the COCH gene encoding cochlin isoform X1 — MSAAWISVLCLGVCLLLLPEPAGSEGAVPIAITCFTRGLDIRKEKADVLCPGGCALEEFSVFGNIVYASVSSICGAAVHRGVISISGGPVRIYSLPGRENYSSVAANGIQSQTLSRWSASFTVTKGKGGTQEATGEAVSTARPPTGKRLKKTPEKKTGNKDCKADIAFLIDGSFNIGQRRFNLQKNFVGKVALMLGIGTEGPHVGLVQASEHPKIEFYLKNFTSAKDVLFAIKEVGFRGGNSNTGKALKHTAQKFFTADTGVRKGIPKVVVVFIDGWPSDDIEEAGIVAREFGVNVFIVSVAKPIPEELGMVQDVAFVDKAVCRNNGFFSYHMPNWFGTTKYVKPLVQKLCTHEQMMCSKTCYNSVNIAFLIDGSSSVGDSNFRLMLEFVSNIAKTFEISDIGAKIAAVQFTYDQRTEFSFTDYSTKENILAVIRNIRYMSGGTATGEAISFTVRNVFGPVRDSPNKNFLVIVTDGQSYDDVRGPAAAAHDAGITIFSVGVAWAPLDDLKDMASKPKESHAFFTREFTGLEPIVSDVIRGICRDFLESQQ, encoded by the exons ATGTCTGCAGCCTGGATCTCCGTTCTCTGCCTCG GTGTATGTCTGCTGCTGCTGCCGGAACCTGCGGGCAGCGAGGGAGCGG tTCCCATTGCTATCACGTGCTTTACCCGAGGCCTGGACAtcaggaaagagaaagcagatgtcctttgcccagggggctgtgctCTTGAGGAATTTTCCGTGTTTGGGAACATAGTATATGCGTCCGTATCAAGCATATGTGGTGCAGCTGTCCACAG GGGAGTAATCAGCATTTCAGGGGGACCTGTGCGAATATATAGCCTACCAGGTCGAGAAAACTATTCCTCAGTAGCTGCCAATGGCATTCAGTCTCAAACACTTTCCAGATGGTCTGCTTCTTTCACAGTGACAA aaggaaaaggTGGTACCCAGGAAGCCACAGGAGAAGCAGTGTCCACAGCACGTCCACCTACAG ggaaacGACTAAAGAAAACACCTGAGAAGAAAACTGGCAATAAAG ACTGCAAAGCAGACATTGCATTTCTGATTGATGGAAGTTTTAATATTGGGCAGCGCCGATTTAATCTACAGAAGAATTTTGTTGGCAAAGTGGCTCTAATGTTGGGAATTGGAACAGAGGGACCACACGTGGGCCTTGTTCAAGCCAG TGAACATCCCAAAATAGAATTTTACTTGAAAAACTTTACATCAGCCAAAGATGTTTTGTTTGCCATAAAGGAAGTAGGTTTCAGAGGGGGTAATTCCAATACAG GAAAAGCCCTGAAGCATACCGCCCAGAAATTCTTCACAGCAGACACTGGAGTAAGAAAAGGGATCCCCAAAGTGGTGGTGGTATTTATCGATGGCTGGCCTTCTGATGACATTGAGGAAGCAGGCATCGTGGCCAGAGAGTTCGGTGTCAATGTATTTATAGTTTCTGTGGCCAAGCCTATCCCTGAAGAACTGGGCATGGTTCAGGATGTGGCATTTGTTGACAAG GCTGTCTGTCGGAATAATGGCTTCTTCTCTTACCACATGCCTAACTGGTTTGGCACCACGAAATATGTAAAGCCTCTGGTACAGAAGCTCTGCACTCATGAGCAAATGATGTGTAGCAAGACCTGTTACAACTCGGTGAACATTGCCTTTCTAATTGATGGCTCCAGCAGTGTTGGAGACAGTAATTTTCGCCTCATGCTTGAGTTTGTTTCCAACATAGCCAAGACTTTTGAAATCTCAGACATTGGTGCCAAGATAGCTGCTGTACAGTTCACCTATGATCAGCGCACAGAGTTCAGTTTCACTGATTATAGCACCAAAGAGAATATCCTAGCTGTTATCAGGAACATTCGCTACATGAGTGGTGGGACAGCTACAGGCGAAGCTATCTCCTTCACTGTTAGGAATGTGTTTGGTCCCGTGAGGGACAGCCCCAACAAGAACTTCCTGGTAATTGTCACAGATGGCCAGTCCTATGATGATGTTCGAGGCCCTGCTGCTGCTGCACACGATGCAG GTATCACCATCTTCTCTGTTGGTGTGGCTTGGGCACCTTTGGATGACCTGAAAGATATGGCCTCTAAACCAAAGGAGTCACATGCTTTCTTCACAAGAGAGTTCACAGGATTAGAACCAATTGTTTCTGATGTTATCAGAGGCATTTGTAGAGATTTCTTGGAATCCCAGCAATAA